In Phenylobacterium zucineum HLK1, one DNA window encodes the following:
- a CDS encoding S41 family peptidase: MPSFTRRRSLALLAAAGAAPAAAGRAARAQAPDPAGLLPAEAVRADLRHLYETLEAGHYDLFAHRSRAEYEAQLARLTAGVDRPLTRREAAGTLQKLAAYGRIGHARLEAPAEEFVAHIRAGGTFLPIFVRVDGTRVRLTRTADAAGELAAGTELLSIEGEPAHAWLERLGAYVSAERPYMAHAQMEQSFPALLWVELGERDALTVTVRGPEGAVVRRRVAAVTYPQLGEIGRAHPTPRIGADFNAREVRLLGDGIAYLRPGPFMNTAADAAGPSPSYEDSAYRAFLDAAFGTILTSGASDLIVDLRDNPGGDNSFSDAMVAWFADRPFRFASRFMLKASAPTKAWYARQRAEDPAPDRMLARLMAAEAAQPNGVRYAFEIPLTPPRAGPRYEGRVWALVNRHSYSNATSVAALIQDYGFGTVLGEETADVPTTYASTVHFELPHTGYSVSYPKSWFVRPSGDETLRGVVPDTPLARQPIGDAEDRMLAAAVAHVRETRPR, translated from the coding sequence ATGCCAAGCTTCACGCGCCGCCGGTCCCTGGCCCTCCTGGCCGCCGCCGGCGCCGCTCCCGCCGCCGCGGGGCGGGCGGCGCGGGCGCAGGCGCCGGACCCTGCCGGCCTGCTGCCGGCGGAGGCGGTGCGGGCGGATCTGCGCCACCTCTACGAGACGCTGGAGGCGGGCCACTACGACCTGTTCGCCCATCGCAGCCGCGCCGAGTACGAGGCGCAGCTGGCGCGCCTGACGGCCGGGGTGGACCGGCCGCTGACGCGTCGCGAGGCGGCCGGGACGCTGCAGAAGCTCGCCGCCTACGGCCGAATCGGCCATGCCCGCCTGGAGGCGCCGGCGGAAGAGTTCGTCGCCCACATCCGCGCGGGCGGGACCTTCCTGCCGATCTTCGTCCGCGTGGACGGGACGCGCGTCCGCCTGACGCGAACGGCGGACGCTGCTGGCGAGCTGGCCGCCGGGACCGAACTGCTGTCCATCGAGGGCGAGCCCGCCCACGCCTGGCTGGAGCGGCTGGGCGCCTATGTCTCGGCCGAGCGGCCGTACATGGCCCACGCGCAGATGGAGCAGAGCTTCCCGGCCCTGCTGTGGGTCGAGCTGGGCGAGCGGGACGCGCTGACGGTGACGGTTCGCGGGCCTGAGGGGGCGGTGGTCCGGCGCCGGGTCGCGGCGGTGACCTATCCGCAGCTCGGCGAGATCGGGCGGGCGCATCCGACGCCCCGGATCGGCGCCGATTTCAACGCCCGCGAGGTGAGGCTGCTGGGGGATGGGATCGCCTATCTGCGGCCCGGCCCGTTCATGAACACCGCGGCCGACGCGGCCGGACCGTCTCCCTCGTACGAGGACAGCGCCTACCGCGCCTTCCTGGACGCGGCGTTCGGGACGATCCTGACGTCGGGAGCCTCGGACCTGATCGTCGACCTGCGCGACAATCCCGGCGGGGACAACAGCTTCAGCGACGCCATGGTCGCCTGGTTCGCCGACCGGCCGTTCCGGTTCGCCTCGCGGTTCATGCTGAAGGCGAGCGCGCCGACCAAGGCCTGGTATGCGCGCCAGCGCGCGGAGGATCCGGCGCCCGACCGGATGCTGGCGCGGCTGATGGCGGCCGAGGCGGCCCAGCCGAACGGCGTCCGCTACGCCTTCGAGATCCCGCTGACGCCGCCGCGGGCCGGCCCCCGCTACGAGGGGCGGGTGTGGGCGCTGGTGAACCGCCACAGCTATTCGAACGCCACGTCCGTGGCGGCCCTAATCCAGGACTACGGCTTCGGGACGGTGCTGGGCGAGGAGACCGCGGACGTGCCGACGACCTACGCCTCGACCGTGCACTTCGAGCTGCCGCACACCGGCTACAGCGTCTCGTACCCGAAGAGCTGGTTCGTGCGCCCCAGCGGCGACGAGACCCTGCGCGGCGTGGTCCCGGACACGCCGCTGGCGCGCCAGCCCATCGGGGACGCCGAGGACCGCATGCTGGCGGCGGCGGTGGCGCACGTGCGCGAGACGCGGCCTCGCTGA
- a CDS encoding 2-hydroxychromene-2-carboxylate isomerase — protein sequence MAQPAPRPAIDFVFDFGSPNGYLAWKVLPALAARAGAEVNLIPCLLGGIFKATGNRSPMEAFGEVKGKLAYEQLETRRFVERHGLTAFRFNPHFPVNTLLIMRGLVAARRIGADVGERYLEAVLAAMWEAGEKMDDPEVVARVLSAAGLDAAAILAATQDLQVKAELVANTEAAVARGAFGVPTFFVGEEMFFGKERLPQVEDEARRAAGVSA from the coding sequence GTGGCCCAACCCGCGCCCCGCCCCGCGATCGACTTCGTCTTCGACTTCGGCAGCCCCAACGGCTACCTGGCCTGGAAGGTGCTCCCTGCCCTCGCCGCCCGCGCCGGCGCCGAGGTGAACCTGATCCCCTGCCTGCTGGGCGGCATCTTCAAGGCGACGGGCAACCGCTCGCCGATGGAGGCCTTCGGCGAGGTGAAGGGCAAGCTGGCCTACGAACAGCTCGAGACCCGCCGCTTCGTCGAACGGCACGGCCTCACGGCCTTCCGCTTCAACCCGCATTTCCCGGTCAACACCCTCCTGATCATGCGCGGCCTGGTCGCCGCCCGCCGCATCGGCGCGGACGTCGGCGAGCGCTACCTGGAGGCCGTGCTCGCCGCCATGTGGGAGGCCGGCGAGAAGATGGACGATCCCGAGGTCGTGGCCCGGGTGCTCTCCGCCGCCGGCCTCGACGCCGCCGCGATCCTCGCCGCCACCCAGGACCTGCAGGTCAAGGCCGAGCTCGTCGCCAACACCGAGGCCGCGGTCGCCCGCGGCGCCTTCGGCGTCCCGACCTTCTTCGTCGGCGAGGAGATGTTCTTCGGCAAGGAGCGCCTGCCCCAGGT
- a CDS encoding winged helix-turn-helix transcriptional regulator produces the protein MKWSELSEAPCSVARSVAVIGDRWTLMLLRDCFLGVRRFEDFERRLGISRSIVAGRLKRLTDEGVLRREAYQDRPLRHEYRLTEKGLALHPVLMAIVHWGDAYYAGEAGPPLLHRHRTCGCDFQPVTTCSECGGPVTARDVEVRPGPGVG, from the coding sequence ATGAAGTGGAGCGAACTGTCGGAGGCGCCGTGCTCGGTGGCCCGCTCGGTGGCGGTGATCGGCGACCGCTGGACCCTGATGCTGCTGCGCGACTGCTTCCTGGGGGTGCGGCGCTTCGAGGATTTCGAGCGGCGCCTGGGGATCTCGCGCAGCATCGTGGCCGGCCGGCTGAAGCGGCTGACCGACGAGGGCGTGCTGCGGCGCGAGGCCTACCAGGACCGGCCGCTGCGGCACGAGTACCGGCTGACCGAGAAGGGCCTGGCGCTGCATCCGGTGCTGATGGCGATCGTCCACTGGGGCGACGCCTACTACGCCGGCGAGGCGGGGCCGCCCCTGCTGCACCGGCACAGGACCTGCGGTTGCGACTTCCAGCCGGTGACCACCTGCTCGGAATGCGGCGGCCCGGTTACGGCGCGGGACGTGGAGGTGCGGCCCGGGCCGGGCGTGGGATAG
- a CDS encoding FecR family protein produces the protein MATLSFNTAQAAEWRLVEVSGVVRVAAPGREVQAGVADQALPTGSTVTTAGGGRAALSNGAQKITLGPNSRMTVAPDSRDGLTRIVQDLGAVLFQVDKKPSQHFRVETPLLAAIVKGTTFTVTVDLQMDSVHVAEGLVEVRANQGGQAKDVAPGATGSILRDAPTQLNVATPAATPVEAQPLTLTPLDYRTVSGGLVEGPGAQVLASAGPAPGAARSDAVQPQAAAPERQAMQAVAAASAAATPIVLARREVEARAEAGGRPDTPGGGRADAGGAAGSGPAQGAGPGQGNSNAGGNGAGNGVGPGNSNAGGAGNGVGPGNSNAGGNGNGAGPGNSNAGGNGSGVGPGNSNAGGAGDGVGPGNSNAGGNGNGIGPGNSNAGGNGNGVGPGNGNAGGNGNGVGPGNGNTGGNGNGVGQGNSNAGGAGNGAGPGNSNAGGNGNGAGPGNSNAGGNGNGIGPGTNNAGGNGNGNGVGQGNSNAGGAGNGVGPGDNNAGGAGNGVGAGNSNGNGVGPGTNNAGGSGNGDAAASPPGAGNGNGAGGGNGNGGGSNGGGGGGAVPPSNDGGNPGKGGGKGN, from the coding sequence ATGGCGACGTTGAGCTTCAACACAGCGCAGGCGGCCGAATGGCGGCTGGTCGAGGTCAGCGGCGTGGTGCGCGTGGCCGCGCCGGGCCGGGAGGTCCAGGCCGGCGTCGCCGATCAGGCCCTGCCGACGGGCTCGACCGTCACCACGGCCGGTGGCGGACGGGCGGCGCTGTCGAACGGCGCGCAGAAGATCACGCTGGGGCCCAACAGCCGCATGACGGTCGCGCCGGACAGCCGTGACGGCCTGACCCGCATCGTCCAGGACCTGGGCGCCGTGCTCTTCCAGGTGGACAAGAAGCCGAGCCAGCACTTCCGGGTGGAGACCCCGCTGCTGGCCGCCATCGTGAAGGGCACCACCTTCACCGTCACCGTCGACCTGCAGATGGATTCCGTCCACGTGGCGGAAGGGCTGGTGGAAGTGCGTGCGAACCAGGGCGGCCAGGCGAAGGACGTGGCCCCGGGCGCCACGGGCTCTATCCTGCGCGACGCCCCCACCCAGCTCAACGTGGCCACGCCGGCGGCGACGCCGGTCGAGGCTCAGCCGCTGACGCTGACCCCGCTGGACTACAGGACGGTCTCGGGCGGGCTGGTGGAAGGCCCGGGGGCGCAAGTCCTGGCGAGCGCCGGCCCCGCGCCGGGCGCGGCCCGCAGCGACGCCGTCCAGCCGCAGGCCGCAGCGCCCGAGCGGCAGGCGATGCAGGCGGTCGCCGCCGCCAGCGCGGCGGCGACGCCGATCGTGCTGGCGCGGCGTGAAGTCGAAGCGCGCGCCGAGGCGGGAGGCCGTCCCGACACGCCCGGGGGTGGGCGTGCGGACGCCGGTGGAGCCGCCGGCTCCGGGCCGGCTCAGGGCGCCGGGCCCGGTCAGGGCAACAGCAACGCGGGCGGCAATGGCGCCGGGAACGGGGTCGGTCCGGGGAACAGCAACGCCGGGGGCGCCGGCAACGGCGTGGGCCCGGGCAACAGCAACGCTGGCGGCAACGGCAACGGGGCCGGTCCGGGCAACAGCAACGCCGGCGGCAACGGGAGCGGGGTCGGTCCGGGGAACAGCAACGCCGGGGGCGCCGGCGACGGCGTGGGCCCGGGCAACAGCAACGCTGGCGGCAACGGGAACGGGATCGGTCCGGGGAACAGCAACGCCGGCGGCAATGGGAACGGCGTCGGTCCGGGGAACGGCAACGCTGGCGGCAATGGGAACGGCGTCGGTCCGGGGAACGGCAACACCGGCGGCAACGGGAACGGCGTCGGCCAGGGGAACAGCAACGCCGGCGGCGCCGGGAACGGGGCCGGCCCCGGGAACAGCAACGCTGGCGGCAACGGGAACGGGGCCGGCCCCGGGAACAGCAACGCTGGCGGCAACGGGAACGGGATCGGTCCGGGGACCAACAACGCCGGGGGCAACGGCAACGGCAACGGGGTAGGCCAGGGCAACAGCAACGCCGGCGGCGCCGGGAACGGGGTCGGTCCGGGCGACAACAACGCCGGGGGCGCCGGCAATGGCGTGGGCGCTGGCAACAGCAACGGGAACGGGGTCGGTCCGGGGACCAACAACGCCGGGGGCAGCGGGAACGGCGACGCCGCCGCCTCGCCGCCCGGCGCCGGGAACGGCAACGGCGCCGGCGGGGGCAATGGAAACGGCGGCGGCTCGAACGGTGGGGGCGGGGGAGGCGCCGTGCCTCCGTCGAACGACGGCGGCAATCCCGGGAAGGGCGGCGGCAAGGGCAATTGA
- a CDS encoding response regulator, with the protein MDLSKVHFLIIDDSHETATIVRSLLASWGAQDVHEAATTEAALRALPAANPDIVILDQHLGGDDGLALLRFIRNEGLNPYLPVIVLSADGRPAKVAEARDAGAHEFLVKPFAPRDLYAKLQSVILRPRGFVRAPDYMGPDRRRHADPGYGGPERRKT; encoded by the coding sequence ATGGACCTCAGCAAAGTCCACTTCCTGATCATCGACGACAGCCACGAGACGGCGACGATCGTCCGCTCGCTGCTGGCGAGCTGGGGGGCGCAGGACGTGCATGAGGCCGCCACGACCGAGGCGGCGTTGCGCGCCTTGCCGGCGGCGAACCCGGACATCGTCATCCTGGACCAGCACCTGGGCGGCGACGACGGCCTGGCCCTCCTGCGGTTCATCCGCAACGAAGGGCTGAACCCCTATCTGCCCGTGATCGTCCTGTCGGCGGACGGACGGCCGGCGAAAGTGGCCGAGGCGCGCGACGCCGGCGCGCACGAATTCCTGGTCAAGCCGTTCGCGCCCCGCGACCTCTACGCCAAGCTGCAGTCGGTGATCCTGCGTCCCCGGGGATTCGTGCGCGCGCCGGACTATATGGGACCTGACCGCAGGCGGCACGCCGATCCCGGGTACGGCGGACCCGAGCGCCGCAAGACCTAG
- a CDS encoding ShlB/FhaC/HecB family hemolysin secretion/activation protein, translating to MLAGAVGLAAPPPARAADSAPAGCTAGPDACFVLTSLTIDGVTAYPLKALAPLYADHLAREVSVEDLVRIAQAITDKYRADGYFLSRAVVPPQTGPRGHARLVVLEGYVGEVEVTGDAAPALEGLLAGLTERRPLRLADLEKRLTLATDLPGVRARTIIEPILDDPARHRLVVRSGLQRWTASLYVDNRGTRAVGPEQAYARVGLNSLARAGDQLALSVLTVPDDPDEFAQGELSYGASLADGSRLRAAVSASRSREGTSPLNNTVGNESRALNLRLARPVVRERKRALWAAVAFDARHVEQTFFNGARYEDELRVLRGSLQADRWRASGSTSLFLQVSRGLDGLGASDDVSTAHSRFDADGQFWKVNVAGSHYTDLGSRAGLYVAADAQWAPHPLLLSEEFAPGGLPYGRGYNYAEISGDSGLAGLAEVRVGWDPGLRPLTFFQSYAFVDAAKVWNRGPVAGARSAAFSSAGAGVRLTFRDKVTLRVEAARPLTRTPWVAGDKDWRLFASLWAGF from the coding sequence ATGCTGGCCGGCGCTGTGGGCCTCGCGGCGCCGCCGCCCGCCCGTGCGGCCGACTCTGCGCCGGCCGGCTGCACAGCCGGTCCCGACGCCTGCTTCGTGCTGACGTCTCTCACCATCGACGGGGTCACCGCCTATCCGCTGAAGGCGCTCGCCCCGCTCTACGCCGACCACCTCGCCCGCGAGGTGAGCGTGGAGGACCTCGTGCGCATCGCCCAGGCGATCACCGACAAGTACCGCGCCGACGGCTATTTCCTGTCCCGCGCTGTCGTCCCGCCGCAGACCGGCCCCCGCGGCCACGCCCGCCTCGTCGTGCTCGAAGGCTATGTCGGCGAAGTCGAGGTCACGGGCGACGCCGCGCCTGCGCTGGAGGGCCTGCTGGCGGGCCTCACCGAACGTCGGCCCCTGCGGCTGGCCGACCTCGAGAAGCGCCTCACCCTGGCCACCGACCTGCCGGGCGTCCGCGCCCGCACGATCATCGAGCCGATCCTGGACGACCCGGCGCGACATCGCCTCGTCGTCCGCTCGGGCCTGCAGCGCTGGACGGCCAGCCTCTACGTCGACAATCGCGGCACGCGCGCCGTCGGCCCCGAGCAGGCCTACGCCCGGGTCGGCCTCAATTCCCTCGCCCGCGCGGGCGACCAGCTCGCCTTGTCCGTGCTCACCGTCCCGGACGACCCCGACGAGTTCGCCCAGGGCGAGCTGTCCTACGGCGCCTCCCTGGCCGACGGCTCCAGGCTGCGCGCCGCCGTCTCCGCCTCCCGCTCCCGCGAGGGGACCAGCCCGCTGAACAACACCGTCGGCAACGAGAGCCGCGCGCTCAACCTGCGGCTCGCCCGACCGGTTGTGCGGGAACGCAAGCGCGCGCTCTGGGCCGCCGTCGCCTTCGACGCGCGCCATGTCGAACAGACGTTCTTCAACGGCGCCCGCTACGAGGACGAGCTGCGGGTCCTGCGCGGGTCGCTGCAGGCCGACCGCTGGAGGGCGTCCGGCTCCACCAGCCTGTTCCTGCAGGTCTCCCGCGGGCTCGACGGCCTCGGCGCGTCCGACGACGTCTCCACCGCCCACTCCCGCTTCGATGCCGACGGCCAGTTCTGGAAGGTGAATGTCGCCGGCTCGCACTACACCGACCTGGGGTCGCGCGCGGGCCTGTACGTGGCCGCCGACGCTCAGTGGGCGCCGCATCCGCTCCTGCTTTCCGAGGAGTTCGCGCCCGGCGGCCTGCCCTACGGCCGGGGCTACAACTACGCCGAGATCTCCGGCGACAGCGGCCTGGCGGGCCTCGCCGAGGTCAGGGTCGGCTGGGACCCGGGCCTCAGGCCCCTCACCTTCTTCCAGTCCTACGCCTTCGTCGACGCGGCCAAGGTGTGGAATCGCGGCCCCGTCGCCGGCGCCCGTTCGGCGGCGTTCTCCTCGGCCGGCGCCGGCGTGCGCCTCACGTTCCGCGACAAGGTCACCCTGCGCGTAGAGGCGGCGCGGCCGCTGACCCGCACCCCCTGGGTGGCCGGCGACAAGGACTGGCGCCTGTTCGCCTCGCTGTGGGCGGGGTTCTAG
- a CDS encoding VOC family protein → MKVTQHLWFETDMEAAIGLYTSLIPGSRITERSAVMADNPGGPAGSVKIMAFTLGGQDYRAIEAGPLDPFNHAFSIMVECDTQEEIDRLWDALKDGGSVERCGWLKDRWGLSWQIAPRRLGELMNDPDPAKVRRVTEAMLKMVKLDIAALEAAARG, encoded by the coding sequence ATGAAGGTCACCCAGCATCTGTGGTTCGAGACGGACATGGAGGCCGCGATCGGCCTCTACACCTCGCTGATCCCCGGCTCGCGGATCACGGAGCGGTCGGCGGTGATGGCCGACAATCCGGGCGGGCCGGCCGGCAGCGTCAAGATCATGGCCTTCACCCTGGGCGGCCAGGACTACCGGGCCATCGAGGCGGGGCCGCTGGACCCCTTCAACCACGCCTTCTCGATCATGGTGGAGTGCGACACCCAGGAGGAGATCGACCGGCTGTGGGACGCCCTGAAGGACGGCGGGAGCGTGGAGCGGTGCGGCTGGCTGAAGGACCGCTGGGGGCTGTCGTGGCAGATCGCGCCACGGCGCCTGGGCGAGCTGATGAACGATCCGGATCCGGCGAAGGTGCGGCGGGTCACCGAGGCGATGCTGAAGATGGTCAAGCTGGACATCGCGGCGCTGGAGGCGGCGGCGCGGGGTTGA
- a CDS encoding SDR family oxidoreductase: MSAPTGACLVVGVGDGLGSAIARAFAAEGLAVCMTRRPRHLEALEALAQDIRDAGGRAHAYGVDARSEDEMAALFAAIERDVGPLEVVVFNIGANVRFPIRETTARVFHKVWEMACFAGFLAGREAARVMVPRGRGTILFTGATASVRGRDGFAAFAAAKHGLRAVAQSMARELGPEGIHVAHVVIDGGIDGTFIRENRPDAEAALARDEILRPEDVALNYVALHRQPRSAWTHELDLRPWREAF, from the coding sequence ATGTCCGCCCCCACGGGAGCCTGCCTCGTCGTCGGCGTCGGCGACGGCCTCGGCTCGGCCATCGCCCGCGCCTTCGCCGCCGAGGGTCTCGCCGTCTGCATGACGCGCCGCCCGCGTCACCTCGAGGCGCTGGAGGCCCTGGCCCAGGATATCCGCGACGCCGGCGGCCGGGCCCATGCCTATGGTGTCGACGCCCGCTCCGAGGACGAGATGGCCGCCCTCTTCGCCGCGATCGAGCGCGACGTCGGCCCGCTCGAGGTCGTGGTCTTCAACATCGGCGCGAACGTCCGCTTTCCCATCCGCGAGACCACCGCCCGGGTGTTCCACAAGGTCTGGGAGATGGCCTGCTTCGCCGGCTTCCTCGCCGGCCGCGAGGCCGCCAGGGTCATGGTCCCGCGCGGCCGAGGCACGATCCTCTTCACCGGCGCCACCGCCAGCGTGCGCGGGCGCGACGGCTTCGCCGCCTTCGCCGCCGCCAAGCACGGCCTGCGCGCCGTGGCCCAGAGCATGGCCCGCGAGCTCGGCCCGGAAGGGATCCACGTCGCCCACGTGGTCATCGACGGCGGGATCGACGGGACCTTCATCCGCGAGAACCGGCCCGACGCCGAGGCCGCCCTGGCCCGCGACGAGATCCTCCGTCCCGAGGACGTCGCGCTCAACTACGTGGCCCTGCACCGCCAGCCGCGCTCGGCCTGGACCCACGAACTCGACCTGCGCCCCTGGCGCGAAGCCTTCTGA
- a CDS encoding GlsB/YeaQ/YmgE family stress response membrane protein → MDGVGIIGAIIIGILAGWIAEKVMRRNHGLLTNLIVGVVGAFLGSFVATMLGFDTGSGVIPSLLTATAGAILLLFLLGLFQRRRA, encoded by the coding sequence ATGGACGGCGTAGGCATTATCGGCGCGATCATCATCGGCATCCTCGCAGGCTGGATCGCCGAGAAGGTGATGCGGCGGAACCACGGGCTGCTGACCAACCTCATCGTCGGCGTGGTCGGCGCGTTCCTCGGCAGCTTCGTGGCCACCATGCTGGGCTTCGACACCGGCTCGGGCGTGATCCCCAGCCTGCTGACGGCGACGGCGGGCGCGATCCTGCTGCTCTTCCTGCTGGGCCTCTTCCAGCGCCGCCGCGCCTAA
- a CDS encoding terminase small subunit-like protein, with protein sequence MGEKPKRRPQPSRRKIPDANGVISHVRYSRAVGEEICRRISEGKLWHQIAGKGDMPSYDCLYRWRRRHPEFAEALEMAREMAADLKAEKALAVAEATTAATVTADRLKVSTFHWHAARGAPQRYGAKAEERPAEPQVTYYIRRFEKYVGEDGRTYVREVPREPKRRRK encoded by the coding sequence ATGGGTGAGAAACCCAAGCGGCGGCCGCAACCGAGCCGCCGCAAGATTCCCGACGCCAACGGAGTCATCAGCCACGTGCGCTATTCCCGGGCGGTCGGAGAGGAGATCTGCCGCCGGATCTCGGAGGGCAAGCTGTGGCACCAGATCGCCGGCAAGGGGGACATGCCATCGTACGATTGCCTCTACCGCTGGCGGCGACGGCATCCCGAGTTCGCCGAGGCGCTGGAGATGGCCCGCGAGATGGCGGCGGACCTGAAGGCGGAGAAGGCGCTGGCGGTGGCCGAGGCCACGACGGCGGCGACGGTCACGGCCGACCGGCTGAAGGTCAGCACCTTCCACTGGCACGCGGCGCGGGGCGCGCCCCAGCGCTACGGCGCCAAGGCCGAGGAGCGGCCGGCCGAGCCGCAGGTCACCTACTACATCCGTCGCTTCGAGAAGTACGTGGGCGAGGACGGCCGCACCTATGTGCGCGAGGTCCCGCGCGAGCCCAAGCGGAGGCGCAAGTGA